A single window of Echinimonas agarilytica DNA harbors:
- a CDS encoding putative glycoside hydrolase, with the protein MQYLISISCIISLLFPASLAAEEFDVFTSRGKPGRGLLELLGDPKSNEWARPISDHQSSPAFNVQSMKTADGERGRTIIMTGDNCGNGQCLAMYYIKSARGNVDLSSYRELSFDIEIIDTPKSPLLLRVGSWPSRIEVDVTPMLPYSGQGWKTIRYSMNVLLNNTHDNFDIGVVPDVFALSSAQAASFNIKNIRWQ; encoded by the coding sequence ATGCAATATCTGATTAGCATTTCATGCATCATTTCACTGTTATTTCCCGCTTCATTAGCAGCGGAAGAATTTGACGTATTTACCTCCAGAGGAAAGCCAGGACGCGGGCTTTTAGAGCTGTTAGGAGACCCAAAATCAAACGAGTGGGCTCGCCCAATTTCGGATCACCAAAGCAGTCCAGCCTTTAATGTTCAATCGATGAAAACTGCGGATGGTGAGCGCGGTCGAACAATTATCATGACGGGTGACAACTGCGGGAATGGCCAATGCTTAGCTATGTACTACATCAAGTCAGCCCGCGGTAATGTAGACTTGTCGAGTTATCGTGAATTGTCATTTGATATAGAGATCATCGACACACCCAAGTCACCACTGCTGTTAAGAGTCGGAAGCTGGCCGAGTCGCATAGAGGTCGATGTTACACCTATGCTGCCCTATTCGGGCCAAGGGTGGAAAACCATACGCTATTCAATGAATGTGCTTCTCAACAACACACACGACAACTTTGACATTGGCGTTGTTCCAGACGTATTTGCACTCAGCTCTGCGCAAGCAGCGAGTTTTAATATCAAAAATATTCGCTGGCAATAA
- a CDS encoding diguanylate cyclase has translation MAKNFNLRQTAKHCIVAIICTISFQISASTTIHYFPAEEPKDKYPLELVQFLLSKLDKEYNYNAIEFQQMSVNRQISELDSGHISFASFATNEELEQNLRPIRIPILKGLLGHRVFIIRDTDQNRFAKITSLTDLQNLRAGQGRFWADTPVLKNAGIPTVDPVKYFSLFHMLEGGRFDFFPRAVHEPFSEIATRPELNLAVENNLMLVYPLPMYLYTSKNNEGLAQDIETAFEMAIADGSFDQWFKAHPLILDALGRVNVAKRTVLRIDNPYLPKQTPLDRKELWLDVRSL, from the coding sequence ATGGCAAAGAACTTCAACCTGCGTCAAACAGCCAAACACTGTATTGTCGCCATTATTTGCACAATCAGTTTTCAAATTTCCGCCTCCACAACCATTCATTACTTTCCCGCTGAAGAACCTAAAGACAAATACCCGCTGGAACTGGTTCAATTTCTGTTGAGCAAACTTGATAAAGAATATAATTACAACGCGATCGAGTTTCAGCAGATGTCGGTCAATCGCCAGATCTCCGAGCTCGACAGTGGACATATATCGTTTGCTTCTTTTGCAACAAATGAAGAGTTAGAGCAAAACCTAAGACCCATACGCATTCCTATTCTAAAAGGGTTATTGGGGCACCGTGTGTTCATTATTCGAGATACAGACCAAAATCGTTTTGCCAAAATTACATCACTGACAGACTTACAGAATCTCCGCGCTGGGCAAGGCCGCTTTTGGGCCGATACGCCCGTCCTTAAAAACGCAGGCATTCCGACCGTCGATCCTGTCAAGTACTTCAGCCTATTTCACATGCTGGAAGGGGGGCGCTTTGATTTTTTTCCAAGAGCGGTTCACGAACCATTCTCTGAAATAGCTACACGACCAGAACTCAATCTAGCGGTCGAAAACAATTTGATGCTGGTATACCCATTGCCCATGTATCTGTATACCTCAAAGAATAATGAAGGTTTGGCACAAGATATTGAAACAGCCTTTGAGATGGCCATTGCTGATGGAAGTTTTGACCAATGGTTTAAAGCACATCCTTTGATCCTAGATGCACTGGGGCGAGTGAACGTTGCAAAACGCACGGTGCTGCGTATCGATAATCCATACTTACCCAAGCAGACACCGCTGGATCGTAAGGAACTCTGGTTAGATGTGAGAAGCTTATAA
- a CDS encoding alginate lyase family protein produces MQNSLSLAPARVRKIKTSLFTALLAVSGTFASALVSAEMLPGYVNDTYNARHIWQKDNQSLSNKSFTCPDLIEPLHQFESGSIYLDTPCRCEIDPVKQAIYEAEKKALDDFNKVLISNSDRYVATPIEREEIAQCVVEHLEHWANADAMLGDHAENLGYHKSADLLGAVASSFAKIRNAEGTPLLDENSSIGYWMTQLGDTVIEYYDSIEGSKTSRNNHRYWDGFSVGRSAVLLQNQAQFGWAMEGLKIGLNEVEADGTLPLEMARGSKAHQYHIYALQPLIGLAELSIANLEYMPDPFYPYGYNDEALVRLAQLMIEEQLRTEPSEIFLKKDEMVCYKAAWAEIYLRRTPLDLKHDVTDFVLNKRAECNNTLYSTGMGGNMLMLYGSRNLSL; encoded by the coding sequence ATGCAAAACTCTTTGAGTCTCGCACCTGCTCGTGTGCGCAAAATTAAAACTTCTTTATTCACTGCTTTACTTGCTGTTTCGGGCACATTTGCCTCTGCGTTGGTCTCTGCAGAAATGCTACCAGGCTATGTAAACGACACGTATAACGCACGCCATATCTGGCAGAAAGACAACCAAAGCTTATCGAATAAGTCGTTCACATGTCCTGACTTAATCGAACCTTTACATCAGTTCGAATCTGGTAGTATTTATCTTGATACACCATGTCGTTGCGAAATTGACCCTGTAAAGCAGGCGATATACGAAGCAGAAAAGAAAGCACTGGATGATTTCAATAAAGTGCTGATTTCGAACTCAGATCGTTATGTTGCAACGCCAATTGAGCGTGAAGAGATTGCTCAGTGTGTGGTGGAGCATTTGGAGCATTGGGCCAATGCCGATGCAATGTTAGGGGATCATGCCGAGAATTTGGGGTATCACAAATCTGCAGATTTACTCGGTGCGGTAGCGTCTTCATTTGCCAAGATCCGTAATGCAGAAGGTACACCGTTATTGGATGAAAACTCTTCGATTGGTTACTGGATGACACAGCTCGGTGACACCGTGATTGAGTATTATGACTCGATCGAAGGCTCAAAAACGAGTCGTAATAACCACCGCTATTGGGATGGCTTTAGTGTTGGGCGTTCTGCTGTTTTATTGCAAAACCAAGCGCAGTTTGGTTGGGCGATGGAAGGGCTTAAAATTGGCCTGAATGAAGTTGAAGCCGATGGGACATTGCCGCTTGAAATGGCTCGAGGTAGCAAAGCTCATCAGTATCATATCTATGCATTACAGCCGCTTATTGGCCTTGCTGAATTATCAATTGCGAACTTAGAGTACATGCCAGATCCATTCTATCCATATGGTTACAATGATGAAGCTTTAGTTCGTTTAGCGCAGCTGATGATTGAAGAACAGCTTCGTACTGAGCCTTCGGAAATATTCTTGAAAAAAGATGAGATGGTTTGCTACAAAGCCGCATGGGCAGAGATTTACTTGCGCCGAACACCATTGGACTTAAAGCATGATGTGACCGACTTTGTGCTGAACAAACGTGCAGAATGTAACAACACACTTTATAGCACGGGCATGGGTGGCAATATGTTAATGCTGTATGGTTCACGTAACTTGTCGCTCTAA
- a CDS encoding glycoside hydrolase family 26 protein produces the protein MMKSFLSLLGVLLFAVSSHVGATSIEGKYTPKDGKTLLIIGQELSALRGYKESLCCPTPGGVTTYLGIYALDKDDLFFGGLGLDNELKVDTREADWGGGPSNAITTINLFPESSLAIGLSLTEDYTKHGLERLAKGEFDHNIAKLAELIKHHSQPVFVRVGYEFDGAWNKGYGNVAQYIAAYRHVADQLRSHKANNAVFVWQSASSPADDYIDGGVEDALRYYPGDDYVDWMAISWFLTPDQQGANKDIPSTQKSLANEIVNFARDRKKPVMIAESSPQGFHIGDLYHANIGVVIDGPSGENKTSVTPEYIWNTWYVPYFDYIESNRDVIRAVAYINTDWDSQPMWGKPYHSGFWGDSRVQANSYILEKWLAQISQPQWLHGGAELTSSLNH, from the coding sequence ATGATGAAGTCATTTCTCTCTTTGCTGGGTGTTTTGTTATTTGCCGTATCTTCACACGTAGGTGCAACTTCAATTGAAGGTAAATACACGCCAAAAGACGGCAAAACATTATTGATTATTGGCCAAGAACTCAGTGCTCTTAGAGGATACAAAGAGAGCCTTTGCTGCCCTACTCCAGGCGGTGTCACCACATATTTAGGCATTTATGCGCTGGATAAAGACGATCTGTTTTTTGGCGGTTTGGGGCTAGACAATGAGCTCAAAGTCGATACACGAGAAGCCGACTGGGGAGGTGGCCCATCCAACGCAATCACCACCATCAATTTGTTTCCGGAATCATCTCTGGCGATTGGATTGTCGCTCACCGAGGACTATACCAAACACGGCTTAGAGCGCCTCGCGAAGGGCGAATTCGATCATAACATTGCCAAGCTTGCAGAGTTGATTAAACATCACTCTCAGCCAGTGTTTGTTCGAGTTGGCTACGAATTTGATGGTGCTTGGAACAAAGGTTATGGCAACGTGGCTCAGTATATTGCAGCTTACCGCCATGTTGCGGACCAACTCCGATCCCACAAGGCCAACAACGCCGTGTTTGTTTGGCAATCAGCATCGTCACCTGCGGATGATTATATCGATGGTGGAGTTGAAGATGCACTGCGCTATTATCCCGGCGATGATTATGTTGATTGGATGGCGATATCATGGTTCCTCACGCCTGACCAGCAAGGCGCAAATAAGGACATCCCTTCGACTCAAAAGAGTCTAGCCAATGAAATTGTCAACTTTGCGCGCGATCGCAAAAAGCCTGTCATGATCGCCGAGTCGTCACCACAAGGATTTCATATTGGCGACTTATATCATGCCAATATTGGTGTCGTGATCGACGGTCCATCCGGTGAAAATAAAACGTCTGTGACGCCGGAATACATTTGGAATACATGGTACGTGCCGTACTTTGACTACATTGAAAGCAATCGAGATGTGATTCGCGCAGTCGCTTACATCAACACTGATTGGGACTCTCAGCCAATGTGGGGCAAGCCTTATCATTCAGGATTCTGGGGAGATTCTCGCGTTCAGGCAAATTCATACATTTTGGAAAAATGGTTAGCCCAAATCAGTCAGCCTCAATGGCTTCACGGCGGAGCTGAACTTACATCGAGCCTGAATCATTAA
- a CDS encoding Gfo/Idh/MocA family protein, with product MTADFRWGLIGPGRIAHRFAQALAHHGCGVLQAVASRSEQRAQAFASKYNASFVYTNYDDLFAAADVDGVYIATPHNFHFEQIAACIKAGKPVLCEKPLTVTAAQTEALIELSRSHQVFLMEALWSRFLPVYQKVDYWLSKGLIGTPRLVQSNFGFNVPRNESDRLLNPNLAGGVLLDMGVYCMSMSQWVFGRSPLSANASGIVGTTGVDELMVANLDFGQHQFAQFSCNFVSQTENSLTIYGSNGHIKVDEMFWDATSASLHLANGTVEQCNEPYAQTGFEYEIMEAERCIQAGKIESDMISHKMTLETMQWMDNLRNQLNVQYPEDR from the coding sequence ATGACCGCAGATTTTCGTTGGGGCTTGATTGGCCCTGGCCGCATTGCCCACCGTTTTGCACAAGCTCTTGCTCACCATGGGTGCGGTGTTCTTCAGGCTGTAGCAAGTCGGAGTGAGCAACGCGCACAAGCATTCGCAAGCAAATACAACGCATCCTTTGTTTATACCAATTACGACGACCTATTTGCAGCGGCTGACGTAGATGGAGTCTATATTGCCACACCTCATAACTTTCATTTTGAGCAAATCGCGGCCTGCATAAAAGCTGGAAAGCCAGTGTTGTGTGAGAAGCCACTCACAGTGACAGCCGCGCAAACCGAAGCTCTTATTGAGTTATCCAGAAGCCACCAAGTGTTCTTAATGGAAGCGCTATGGAGCCGATTTTTACCGGTTTATCAGAAAGTTGATTATTGGCTTTCAAAAGGACTTATTGGGACGCCTAGACTGGTACAAAGTAATTTTGGATTCAATGTACCTAGGAATGAATCCGATAGGCTACTCAACCCCAATTTGGCCGGAGGTGTCCTATTAGACATGGGCGTCTATTGTATGTCGATGAGCCAATGGGTATTTGGCCGAAGTCCGTTATCGGCAAATGCATCGGGTATTGTTGGAACCACGGGAGTCGACGAACTGATGGTTGCGAACTTAGACTTTGGACAACATCAATTTGCACAATTTAGTTGTAACTTTGTCTCTCAAACCGAAAACTCATTGACCATCTATGGCTCAAATGGCCATATCAAAGTTGATGAAATGTTTTGGGATGCCACATCAGCGTCATTGCATTTGGCAAATGGTACCGTCGAGCAATGCAATGAACCATATGCTCAAACGGGTTTTGAATATGAAATCATGGAAGCGGAGCGTTGCATTCAAGCCGGAAAAATAGAAAGTGACATGATAAGTCACAAAATGACACTAGAAACAATGCAATGGATGGACAATCTTCGCAACCAGCTCAACGTACAATATCCAGAAGATCGGTAA
- the tkt gene encoding transketolase produces the protein MASRKDLANAIRALSMDGVQAANSGHPGAPMGMADIAEVLWNDFLDHNPANPDWFNRDRFVLSNGHGSMLIYSLLHLSGYDLGIEDLKQFRQLHSRTAGHPEYGYAPGIETTTGPLGQGIANAVGFAAAEKILAANFNKPGYDVVDHFTYAFMGDGCLMEGISHEVCSLAGTLKLGKLIAFYDDNGISIDGEVEGWFTDDTPARFRSYGWQVIDNVDGHDAASIAAAIELAKANTEQPTIICCKTVIGFGSPNKAGSHDCHGAPLGADEIKASKEALGWKYGDFEVPADVYEGWNGKAAGSEKEASWDSLFAAYAAEYPAEAAELKRRSTGELPANWEEVSSKMLAKFAAEPTKVASRKASQNVLDVIGAELPELLGGSADLAPSNLTFHKSSKSITDKDPAGNYLHYGVREFGMSAMINGLALHGGFIPYGATFLVFMEYARNAIRMAAIMKQRLVHVYTHDSIGLGEDGPTHQPVEQVANLRNTPNLNTWRPCDEFETGVAWVSGIEKTDGPTALILSRQGLAPMERTAAQQADVAKGGYVLVDSEGAPEVILIATGSEVELATQAAATLKEQGKAVRVVSMPCTSVFDAQDAAYKESVLPAAVSKRVAVEALHVDFWYKYVGLNGKVIGMSTYGESAPAADLYKHFGITADAVVEAANSL, from the coding sequence ATGGCATCTCGTAAAGATTTAGCAAATGCTATCCGTGCATTGAGCATGGACGGCGTTCAAGCAGCAAACTCAGGTCACCCAGGTGCACCGATGGGTATGGCTGATATTGCAGAAGTTCTGTGGAATGATTTTTTAGACCACAACCCTGCAAACCCAGACTGGTTTAACCGCGACCGTTTCGTATTGTCAAACGGCCACGGCTCTATGTTGATTTATAGCTTGCTCCACTTGAGCGGCTACGACTTGGGTATCGAAGATCTCAAGCAATTCCGACAGTTGCACTCACGCACTGCGGGTCACCCAGAATATGGCTACGCACCTGGTATCGAGACCACTACCGGTCCTTTAGGCCAAGGTATTGCGAACGCTGTTGGTTTTGCTGCTGCAGAGAAAATCTTGGCCGCTAACTTCAACAAGCCTGGTTATGACGTTGTTGATCACTTCACTTATGCATTCATGGGTGATGGTTGTTTGATGGAAGGTATTTCGCACGAAGTTTGTTCTTTGGCGGGTACACTGAAGTTAGGCAAATTGATTGCGTTCTATGATGACAACGGCATCTCTATTGATGGTGAAGTAGAAGGCTGGTTTACAGATGACACGCCTGCGCGCTTCCGTTCATACGGTTGGCAGGTCATTGATAACGTAGATGGCCACGACGCGGCTTCAATTGCAGCGGCAATTGAACTTGCAAAAGCAAATACTGAACAACCTACCATCATCTGTTGCAAGACAGTGATTGGTTTCGGTTCGCCAAATAAAGCCGGCAGCCACGATTGTCACGGTGCTCCTTTGGGCGCTGATGAAATCAAAGCTTCTAAAGAAGCTTTGGGTTGGAAATACGGTGACTTTGAAGTTCCTGCTGACGTTTACGAAGGTTGGAATGGCAAAGCTGCTGGTAGCGAAAAAGAAGCTTCTTGGGATTCATTATTCGCGGCCTATGCTGCTGAATATCCAGCCGAAGCCGCTGAATTGAAGCGTCGTTCAACAGGTGAGTTGCCAGCGAACTGGGAAGAAGTTTCTTCTAAGATGTTGGCTAAATTTGCTGCGGAGCCAACGAAAGTTGCATCGCGTAAAGCATCTCAAAATGTATTGGACGTGATTGGTGCTGAGTTACCTGAATTATTGGGTGGCTCTGCTGACTTGGCTCCTTCGAACTTGACGTTCCACAAGAGCTCAAAGTCAATTACCGACAAAGATCCTGCCGGTAACTACTTGCACTACGGTGTTCGCGAGTTCGGTATGAGCGCAATGATCAATGGTTTGGCACTGCATGGCGGTTTCATTCCTTACGGCGCAACTTTCTTAGTGTTCATGGAATATGCACGCAATGCGATCCGTATGGCTGCAATCATGAAGCAGCGTTTGGTTCACGTTTACACACATGACTCAATTGGTCTGGGTGAAGACGGCCCGACTCACCAACCTGTAGAGCAAGTGGCTAACTTGCGTAACACGCCAAACTTGAACACATGGCGTCCATGTGATGAGTTTGAAACGGGTGTTGCATGGGTTTCTGGTATTGAGAAAACAGACGGACCTACTGCTCTGATCTTATCTCGCCAAGGCCTTGCTCCTATGGAACGTACAGCAGCTCAGCAAGCTGATGTAGCCAAAGGTGGTTATGTACTCGTTGACTCTGAAGGCGCTCCAGAAGTGATCTTAATTGCAACGGGTTCTGAAGTTGAGCTTGCAACACAAGCAGCAGCGACTCTGAAAGAACAAGGTAAAGCGGTACGCGTTGTATCTATGCCATGTACTTCAGTGTTTGATGCTCAAGATGCAGCATACAAAGAATCTGTATTGCCAGCTGCTGTAAGCAAGCGTGTTGCTGTTGAAGCATTGCACGTAGACTTCTGGTACAAATATGTAGGTCTGAACGGTAAAGTGATCGGTATGAGCACTTACGGTGAATCAGCACCTGCCGCTGATCTTTACAAGCACTTCGGTATTACAGCTGATGCGGTTGTGGAAGCAGCAAACAGCTTATAA
- a CDS encoding aldose epimerase family protein, which translates to MDITTQITIASGDVEVDVLPWGGTIRAIRFRHQGELMNTVLSYDKPEMYRIDPFYMGCTPGRYANRIARAEFKLKGVTHKLTANENGNILHGGRYGFQHQPWQVIYTKPDEVALQYVSRNGEQGFPGQLTVKQTIRATEDSVSISYYAETSAATVVNLTNHCYFNLDREKQYIGDHWLQINASQFTEVNEQGIPTGHSAPVNNTPFDFRQAQQLAKVLDAKHPQLQHSEGFDHNFEIEPNGNPLHWAAILYSPQTDLSMTVLSTQPGLQLYCGQYLTGPFKPKQGLCLEAQQFPDAPNQPHFPNAEVHPGKPYQERIVYRFSQGHQSK; encoded by the coding sequence ATGGACATTACAACACAAATCACCATCGCTTCCGGTGACGTAGAGGTTGATGTGCTGCCTTGGGGCGGCACGATTCGGGCCATCAGGTTTCGCCATCAAGGCGAGCTGATGAACACTGTTTTAAGCTATGACAAACCAGAGATGTATCGTATTGACCCATTTTACATGGGCTGTACACCGGGCCGATACGCCAACCGCATTGCCAGGGCTGAATTTAAACTCAAAGGAGTCACGCATAAACTCACCGCCAACGAGAATGGCAACATACTTCATGGCGGCCGATACGGTTTTCAGCATCAGCCTTGGCAGGTCATTTATACCAAGCCGGATGAAGTCGCATTGCAGTATGTATCTCGCAATGGAGAGCAAGGATTTCCTGGGCAGCTGACGGTCAAGCAAACCATCAGGGCGACCGAAGATTCGGTCTCTATTTCTTATTATGCGGAAACCTCAGCCGCCACAGTGGTCAATTTAACCAACCATTGTTATTTCAACTTGGATCGAGAAAAACAGTACATTGGTGATCATTGGTTGCAGATCAATGCGTCGCAATTTACTGAAGTGAACGAGCAAGGCATTCCAACCGGACACTCAGCGCCCGTCAACAATACGCCGTTCGATTTTCGCCAAGCTCAACAACTTGCCAAAGTATTGGATGCAAAACATCCGCAATTACAGCACTCCGAAGGATTTGATCATAATTTTGAAATTGAACCCAACGGGAACCCATTGCATTGGGCTGCCATTTTGTATTCACCACAAACCGATTTGTCGATGACAGTGCTCTCCACTCAACCTGGCTTGCAGCTGTATTGCGGGCAATATCTCACCGGTCCATTTAAGCCGAAACAAGGTTTATGCTTGGAAGCGCAGCAATTTCCTGATGCGCCCAATCAGCCTCATTTCCCGAATGCCGAAGTGCATCCAGGCAAACCCTATCAAGAGAGAATTGTGTATCGATTTTCACAAGGACATCAGTCAAAGTAG
- a CDS encoding LacI family DNA-binding transcriptional regulator, with translation MITEQRPTTIQDVAERAGVSKMTVSRVLNHDSKVSDTTRAKVMKAVQDMNYRPNISARQLAGSKSYFIGLLYDNPSQGYVSQFLLGALKRCRASGYHLVVDECNGGLQDKLKITRDLVNSTRVDGVILLPPLCDVPEIIDILRQSNTPYIRISPDVDLDSSAYVCMDDYQAAYEMTNELIKQGHNEIGFVIGHPNQGSSRLRYQGFLDAMRSNRISCPPEYIEQGYFTYKSGLQAANKLFALEHPPSAIFASNDDMAAAVTSAAHIHGLKVPEDVSVVGFDDIQISTTIWPPLTTIRQPINEMAERAIELIYSGKLNEPRKQNRSDYRNVIDFELVKRDSLQPKQKS, from the coding sequence ATGATCACAGAACAGCGCCCTACAACAATTCAGGATGTCGCCGAGCGGGCGGGTGTATCTAAGATGACCGTGTCTCGCGTATTAAATCACGACAGTAAAGTCAGTGATACCACACGCGCTAAAGTGATGAAAGCGGTACAGGATATGAATTACCGCCCGAATATTTCAGCACGTCAATTAGCGGGCTCGAAGAGCTATTTTATCGGTTTGCTATACGATAATCCGAGTCAGGGCTATGTGAGCCAGTTTTTGCTAGGGGCTCTGAAACGATGCCGCGCGAGTGGTTATCATTTGGTGGTTGATGAGTGTAATGGTGGTTTGCAAGATAAGCTAAAAATCACACGCGACTTGGTGAATTCCACTCGTGTTGACGGGGTCATTTTACTGCCGCCTTTGTGTGATGTTCCGGAAATTATCGATATTTTACGTCAGAGCAATACGCCTTATATTCGGATTTCACCCGATGTTGATTTAGATTCATCTGCATATGTTTGCATGGATGATTACCAAGCCGCCTATGAAATGACCAACGAGTTAATTAAACAAGGTCACAATGAAATTGGTTTTGTGATTGGACATCCAAATCAAGGCTCAAGCCGACTGCGCTATCAAGGCTTTCTAGACGCGATGCGCTCAAACCGCATTAGCTGCCCACCAGAATACATTGAACAGGGCTACTTTACGTATAAATCCGGCTTGCAGGCCGCGAACAAATTATTCGCGCTTGAACACCCACCCTCTGCTATTTTTGCAAGTAATGATGACATGGCTGCTGCGGTGACATCTGCTGCTCATATTCACGGTCTAAAAGTGCCAGAGGATGTGTCAGTTGTTGGGTTTGATGATATTCAAATTTCAACCACAATTTGGCCGCCACTGACTACCATTCGCCAGCCGATTAATGAAATGGCAGAGCGTGCGATTGAATTGATTTATTCCGGCAAGCTCAATGAACCTCGCAAGCAAAATCGGTCTGACTATCGCAATGTCATCGACTTTGAATTGGTTAAGCGAGATTCGTTACAGCCAAAACAAAAGTCATAA
- a CDS encoding MFS transporter produces MIRIKEKIGYGLGDTASNIVFQVVINFLMIFYTDVFGISAAAVGTLMLVVRLFDAITDPVMGGIADRTNTRWGRYRPYMLYTSIPYAILAVLAFTTPDLEQSGKLLYAYVTYALLMTIYTAINIPYSALGGVLTDDPKERTSIQSFRFAMAMAGGAIVTSSFMPLVEYFGGEEGNRVVGYQYAMGTLSVLAVGCFLLCFFSTRERVQPPANEKKTNMLQDLWSLRGNKPFVLVVTAAFFLLILTAMRSAAAPYYMTYVLEREDLTSFFLTSGMIAALIGALCTNFISQRVCKVGFFKFGCLMIVVTHLLLYVLPGDYLWLCYAAFVLANFCQMIVVPINFSMVADTADYGSLKTGKKIMGMSFSAHLLVIKLGLAVGGALTGWLLSYYGYVANQAQTEESLAGIMIIFAGIGVIVGALMWVVMYFYTLTDDRMVHVHQEMEQQRSA; encoded by the coding sequence ATGATTCGTATAAAAGAAAAGATAGGATATGGATTGGGCGATACAGCCAGCAATATTGTATTTCAGGTTGTCATCAACTTTTTAATGATTTTCTATACTGATGTGTTCGGTATTTCGGCGGCAGCAGTAGGTACCTTAATGCTTGTTGTACGCTTGTTCGATGCGATTACCGATCCTGTAATGGGCGGCATCGCTGATAGAACGAATACCCGATGGGGACGATATCGGCCCTACATGCTCTACACCAGTATTCCATATGCAATTTTGGCCGTTCTTGCGTTCACAACACCGGATTTAGAGCAAAGCGGTAAGTTGCTATACGCCTATGTCACATATGCATTGTTGATGACCATTTACACGGCCATTAATATTCCATATTCGGCGCTTGGAGGTGTCTTAACCGACGACCCTAAAGAGCGCACGTCGATTCAATCGTTTCGTTTTGCAATGGCCATGGCAGGTGGCGCTATTGTGACGTCTAGCTTCATGCCATTGGTGGAATACTTTGGTGGGGAAGAAGGTAATCGTGTGGTTGGCTATCAATATGCGATGGGTACGTTGTCGGTTTTAGCTGTAGGTTGTTTCTTGCTATGCTTTTTTTCCACCCGTGAACGAGTCCAGCCACCGGCGAATGAAAAAAAGACCAACATGCTGCAAGATCTATGGTCGTTGCGAGGCAATAAGCCATTTGTATTGGTTGTGACAGCTGCATTTTTCTTGCTGATATTAACGGCCATGCGCTCGGCAGCGGCACCTTACTATATGACGTATGTGCTTGAACGAGAGGACTTAACTAGCTTCTTTTTAACATCAGGCATGATCGCAGCTTTAATTGGCGCTTTGTGTACCAACTTCATAAGCCAACGAGTATGCAAGGTCGGCTTCTTTAAGTTTGGCTGTTTGATGATTGTTGTGACTCATCTACTTCTATATGTGTTGCCCGGAGACTATTTGTGGCTATGTTATGCCGCGTTTGTGTTAGCCAATTTTTGCCAGATGATTGTTGTACCGATTAACTTCTCGATGGTGGCTGATACGGCCGACTACGGTAGTTTAAAAACAGGTAAAAAAATCATGGGTATGTCCTTTTCCGCCCACCTATTAGTCATTAAGTTAGGGCTTGCGGTAGGTGGGGCGCTGACAGGTTGGTTGTTGTCTTACTATGGCTATGTCGCCAACCAAGCACAAACCGAAGAATCGTTAGCTGGCATTATGATCATCTTCGCTGGTATCGGTGTGATTGTGGGTGCGCTGATGTGGGTTGTGATGTACTTCTATACCTTAACGGATGACCGAATGGTGCACGTGCATCAAGAGATGGAGCAGCAGCGTTCGGCTTAA